The following proteins come from a genomic window of Halorussus halophilus:
- the pyrH gene encoding UMP kinase, with amino-acid sequence MKVVVSIGGSVLAPDLGSQRVRDHADVIEGLAAEGCTVGTVVGGGGVAREYIGVARDLGANEIELDDIGIDVTRLNARLLIAALSEQAAPSPPEDYEAAGRAMHRGDITVMGGVTPGQTTDAVSAALAEYVNADLLVYATSVNGVFSDDPNETDDATKFDEITGSELVDVIADIEMTAGSSAPVDILAAKLIERSGVRTIVLDGTDPERIADAVRYGDHDGTDIIPEGADDQMTYWVNDER; translated from the coding sequence ATGAAGGTAGTCGTCTCCATCGGCGGCAGTGTACTCGCGCCGGACCTCGGCTCGCAGCGGGTGCGCGACCACGCCGACGTCATCGAGGGACTCGCTGCGGAAGGATGCACTGTCGGGACCGTCGTCGGTGGCGGCGGCGTCGCACGGGAGTACATCGGTGTCGCGCGGGACTTGGGAGCGAACGAGATCGAACTCGACGACATCGGCATCGACGTGACGCGACTCAACGCCCGCCTGCTCATCGCCGCCCTTTCCGAGCAGGCCGCGCCGAGTCCGCCCGAGGACTACGAGGCGGCAGGCCGTGCGATGCACCGCGGTGACATCACCGTCATGGGCGGCGTGACGCCCGGTCAGACCACTGACGCCGTGAGTGCCGCGCTCGCCGAGTACGTCAACGCCGACCTGCTCGTCTACGCGACCAGCGTCAACGGCGTCTTCAGCGACGACCCGAACGAAACCGACGACGCGACGAAGTTCGACGAAATCACCGGGAGCGAACTGGTGGACGTCATCGCGGACATCGAGATGACCGCGGGCAGTTCCGCGCCGGTGGACATTCTGGCGGCAAAGCTCATCGAGCGGTCTGGCGTCCGAACCATCGTCCTCGACGGTACTGACCCCGAACGCATCGCCGACGCGGTCCGCTACGGTGACCACGACGGGACCGACATCATCCCCGAGGGTGCCGACGACCAGATGACCTACTGGGTCAACGACGAACGGTGA
- a CDS encoding molybdopterin synthase — protein sequence MYVLGVVGPDVATDRVAERLVNRLREDGRVATVARDESDRATDSESSGGLADASYRLSKDGWSATGKERSLPKLLSDLAPDYDYAILTGFPKADVPQIVLRGAEAEVRETLLEVDDADTLDPAEAVSKLHGTEPYETLDSLVTQAKASEDAPYSGAIATFTGRVRSKEDSEDEPTKYLEFEKYEGVAAERMDAISDELTEREGVFEVLMHHRTGVIEYGEDIVFVVVLAGHREEAFRTVEDGINRLKDEVPIFKKEVTSDEQFWVHEQS from the coding sequence ATGTACGTGCTGGGTGTCGTCGGCCCCGACGTGGCGACGGACCGCGTCGCCGAGCGACTGGTGAACCGACTCCGCGAAGACGGACGGGTGGCGACCGTCGCCCGAGACGAGAGCGACCGAGCGACTGACAGTGAGTCGTCTGGTGGCCTTGCCGACGCGAGCTATCGCCTCTCGAAAGACGGCTGGTCGGCAACGGGCAAAGAGCGGTCGCTCCCGAAACTGCTGTCCGACCTCGCGCCCGACTACGACTACGCGATTCTGACAGGGTTCCCAAAAGCGGACGTGCCACAAATTGTGCTGCGGGGAGCCGAGGCAGAAGTGCGCGAGACCTTGCTCGAAGTAGACGATGCAGACACGCTCGACCCCGCAGAAGCGGTTTCGAAGCTCCACGGGACCGAACCGTACGAGACGCTGGACTCGCTCGTCACCCAAGCAAAAGCGTCCGAGGACGCCCCCTACTCGGGAGCTATCGCTACCTTCACCGGCCGAGTGCGCTCGAAGGAAGATTCGGAGGATGAACCCACTAAATACCTCGAATTCGAGAAGTACGAAGGGGTCGCGGCGGAGCGGATGGACGCCATCAGCGACGAACTGACCGAGCGCGAGGGCGTCTTCGAGGTGCTCATGCACCACCGAACCGGCGTCATCGAGTACGGCGAGGACATCGTCTTCGTCGTCGTACTGGCGGGCCACCGCGAAGAGGCGTTTCGAACCGTCGAGGACGGCATCAACCGGCTCAAAGACGAGGTTCCGATATTCAAGAAGGAGGTCACGAGCGACGAGCAGTTCTGGGTTCACGAACAGTCGTGA
- a CDS encoding TIGR00341 family protein, with amino-acid sequence MRHIEVLVLDEHQDAVLNVLHEENIDYVLTDETSGREDAAVVRFPLPTQAVEEVLSTLREAGLEEDRYTVVGTAESARTQNFSDLEARFVAGGEDDDRIAHEEIRAKALDMTPDAKTYYSMTLLSAVVATAGLLLNSPAIVVGSMVIAPQVGSALTASVGVVLGDRKMAKDGIGAQVYGLFLAVVGALVFSGFLRAAAFVPPALDVTTVSQIGKRASPGLLSLAVAIAAGAAGAFGLATALPVSLVGVMIAAAIIPAAAAVGIGLAAGNPVVALGAASLLVVNALAINLVGIATLRLLGYRSHQSPDESNGSMGFAKKVALAGLVLTVTAGAGFAMSQQMAFENTANREVQDVLEQSRYNQLELESVETDFNDRGVFEPTQQITVQVSRPADVRYPELASTIAERLDREYDQRITVEVQFVERQRANS; translated from the coding sequence ATGCGGCACATCGAAGTCCTCGTGTTGGACGAACACCAAGACGCAGTCTTGAACGTACTCCACGAGGAGAACATCGACTACGTACTCACAGACGAGACGAGCGGGCGTGAAGACGCTGCAGTCGTTCGATTTCCACTCCCCACGCAGGCCGTCGAAGAGGTGCTTTCGACCTTGCGAGAGGCCGGGTTGGAGGAGGACCGCTACACGGTCGTCGGCACAGCCGAGTCCGCTCGTACGCAAAATTTCAGCGACTTAGAAGCGCGCTTCGTCGCGGGTGGCGAAGACGACGACAGAATCGCCCACGAAGAGATTCGGGCGAAGGCGCTGGACATGACGCCCGACGCGAAGACCTACTACTCGATGACGCTACTGTCGGCGGTGGTGGCTACCGCGGGTCTCCTGTTGAACTCACCGGCCATCGTCGTCGGGTCCATGGTCATCGCGCCCCAAGTCGGGTCGGCGCTGACCGCCAGCGTCGGCGTCGTGCTAGGCGACCGAAAGATGGCAAAAGACGGCATCGGCGCGCAGGTGTACGGCCTCTTTCTCGCCGTCGTCGGCGCGCTCGTGTTCAGCGGCTTTCTCCGCGCGGCGGCGTTCGTGCCGCCCGCGTTAGACGTGACGACCGTCAGTCAAATCGGGAAGCGCGCTTCGCCCGGACTGCTCTCGCTCGCGGTGGCGATTGCGGCGGGCGCGGCTGGGGCGTTCGGGTTGGCGACGGCACTCCCCGTTTCGCTGGTCGGCGTCATGATTGCGGCGGCGATCATCCCGGCCGCCGCGGCCGTCGGCATCGGACTGGCAGCCGGAAACCCCGTCGTCGCGCTCGGTGCGGCGAGTCTGCTGGTCGTGAACGCGCTGGCCATCAACCTCGTCGGCATCGCAACACTGCGCCTGCTCGGCTACAGAAGCCACCAGTCGCCCGACGAATCGAACGGCTCTATGGGATTCGCGAAGAAAGTCGCGCTCGCCGGTCTCGTGCTAACTGTCACTGCGGGTGCTGGCTTCGCCATGTCTCAACAGATGGCCTTCGAAAACACGGCCAATCGCGAAGTGCAGGACGTCCTCGAACAGAGTCGCTACAATCAACTCGAACTGGAGAGCGTCGAGACAGATTTCAACGACCGCGGCGTCTTCGAACCGACCCAGCAGATAACCGTTCAGGTGAGTCGTCCCGCCGACGTTCGGTATCCCGAGTTAGCTTCGACTATCGCCGAGCGATTAGACCGGGAGTACGACCAGCGCATCACGGTCGAAGTGCAGTTCGTGGAGCGCCAGCGGGCGAATAGTTGA
- a CDS encoding NOG1 family protein, giving the protein MIFENLPTTPTSEELIDKAFSRAARTGRAQSGTQGQESMLQTASNILSDNLQNIGTEWPDFRDVDPFYYELADAIVDVDELRKSLSEIQWASRKTKEIGREYQGKMMGDAEADRKIRKQAFARLADVVEEVEDDLLLVGKARNDLRNLPDIDPDEPTLVVAGYPNVGKSSFVNHVTNARNEIAEYPFTTKGVRVGHFERDHIRYQIVDTPGLLDRPADERNDIESQAVSALEHLADCVLFVVDASGYCGYPIDRQLELRDDLAEQFGEVPVLTVCNKSDLSEDVDADAYMSVENDENVDEVLETAVDAVGYEPDLPFDDRE; this is encoded by the coding sequence ATGATTTTCGAGAACCTGCCGACGACGCCAACGTCGGAGGAACTCATCGACAAGGCCTTCTCCCGGGCCGCACGCACCGGCCGCGCCCAGAGCGGCACGCAGGGCCAAGAGTCGATGCTCCAGACGGCGTCGAACATCCTCAGCGACAACCTCCAGAACATCGGCACCGAGTGGCCGGACTTCCGCGACGTAGACCCCTTCTACTACGAACTCGCGGACGCCATCGTGGACGTAGACGAGTTGCGCAAGAGCCTCTCCGAGATTCAGTGGGCCTCCCGGAAGACCAAGGAAATCGGCCGCGAGTACCAAGGCAAGATGATGGGCGACGCGGAAGCAGACCGCAAGATTCGCAAGCAGGCGTTCGCCCGCCTCGCCGACGTGGTCGAAGAGGTCGAAGACGACCTCCTGCTCGTTGGCAAGGCCAGAAACGACCTTCGAAACCTGCCGGACATCGACCCCGACGAACCGACGCTCGTAGTCGCCGGGTACCCCAACGTCGGCAAGTCCTCGTTCGTCAACCACGTCACGAACGCGCGCAACGAAATCGCGGAGTACCCCTTCACCACGAAGGGCGTCCGCGTCGGCCACTTCGAGCGCGACCATATCCGCTACCAAATCGTGGACACGCCCGGTCTGCTCGACCGGCCCGCCGACGAGCGCAACGACATCGAGAGCCAAGCCGTCTCCGCGCTCGAACATCTCGCCGACTGCGTGCTGTTCGTCGTGGACGCTAGCGGCTACTGTGGCTACCCGATCGACCGACAACTCGAACTCCGGGACGACCTCGCAGAACAGTTCGGCGAGGTGCCCGTTCTCACCGTCTGCAACAAGTCGGACCTCTCGGAAGACGTGGACGCCGACGCGTACATGAGCGTCGAGAACGACGAGAACGTAGACGAAGTACTCGAAACCGCCGTGGACGCCGTCGGCTACGAACCCGACCTGCCGTTCGACGACCGAGAATAG
- a CDS encoding TIGR00341 family protein, producing the protein MRFVQVSIPAGKREAVADVLDSEGVDYMMTDETSGREYTAIAYFPLPTNAVQPILDKLDDAGVGDETHAIIIDAETDTSRKFEELEKRYAEENGDTERIAREEIRTRAREMSPELPTFVAMTIISAVVATAGLLLDSPAVVVGSMVIAPLIGPAMGASVGTVLGDRDLFREGVKLQIIGGLTAVGSATLFALGVRYGYLVPPGMNVTEISQVSGRLSPDFLSLVVALGAGAAGILSLASGVSVALVGVMIAAALVPPAAAVGIAIAWGEPLAAFSSAVLVLVNLLSINLAGLLVLWYLGYRPKTWFDLKETRSLLYKRVGVLLVALAVLSVFLGGVTYTTIQSAGFQNQAQEDIRTTVEGTGNASLLDTQFETGGTLPFTRPERVVVTVGHPPGESYPGLAERISERVNDANGRRVEVQVRYVEYERIPGEDESSPWPDWL; encoded by the coding sequence ATGCGGTTCGTGCAGGTCTCGATACCGGCGGGCAAGCGAGAAGCGGTTGCCGACGTCCTCGACTCCGAGGGCGTCGATTACATGATGACTGACGAGACCAGTGGTCGGGAGTACACCGCCATCGCGTACTTCCCCCTTCCGACGAACGCCGTCCAGCCAATTCTGGACAAACTGGACGACGCGGGCGTCGGCGACGAGACCCATGCCATCATCATCGACGCCGAGACCGACACTTCACGGAAGTTCGAAGAACTGGAGAAACGCTACGCCGAAGAGAACGGCGATACCGAGCGCATCGCCCGCGAGGAAATTCGGACCAGAGCACGCGAGATGTCGCCCGAACTGCCGACGTTCGTGGCGATGACCATCATCAGCGCAGTCGTGGCCACGGCGGGTCTTCTCCTCGACTCACCGGCCGTGGTCGTCGGGTCCATGGTCATCGCGCCGCTCATCGGTCCAGCCATGGGTGCGAGCGTCGGGACCGTGCTGGGAGACCGCGACCTCTTTCGAGAGGGCGTCAAACTCCAGATTATCGGCGGCCTCACCGCCGTCGGGAGCGCCACGCTGTTCGCGTTGGGGGTGCGATACGGCTATCTCGTCCCGCCGGGGATGAACGTCACCGAAATTTCCCAAGTCAGTGGCCGACTCTCGCCGGACTTCCTCTCGCTCGTCGTCGCCCTCGGTGCGGGTGCGGCCGGAATCTTGAGTCTCGCGTCCGGCGTTTCGGTCGCGCTCGTGGGCGTCATGATTGCGGCGGCGCTCGTCCCACCCGCCGCGGCCGTCGGCATCGCTATCGCGTGGGGGGAACCCCTCGCAGCGTTTAGCTCGGCGGTCCTCGTGCTGGTGAACCTGCTCTCCATCAACCTCGCGGGCCTTCTAGTCCTCTGGTATCTCGGCTACCGACCGAAGACGTGGTTCGACTTGAAGGAGACCCGCTCGCTGTTGTACAAGCGTGTGGGCGTCTTGCTCGTCGCCCTCGCGGTGCTGTCGGTATTCCTCGGCGGCGTGACCTACACGACGATTCAGTCGGCCGGATTCCAGAATCAAGCGCAGGAGGACATCCGGACGACGGTCGAGGGAACTGGGAACGCGTCGCTGCTCGACACCCAGTTCGAAACAGGCGGAACGTTACCGTTCACGCGACCGGAGAGAGTCGTCGTCACGGTCGGCCACCCACCGGGCGAGAGCTATCCGGGGTTGGCCGAGCGAATCAGCGAGCGCGTCAACGACGCGAACGGGCGTCGCGTGGAGGTGCAAGTTCGATACGTAGAGTACGAGCGGATACCGGGCGAAGACGAGAGTAGTCCGTGGCCCGATTGGCTCTGA
- a CDS encoding DUF389 domain-containing protein: MNESAPVAIGGLNAFAPPNRGTFVRLVHVSVPQEQRGPIVHVLSENDVTYVVLNDDGDSLLLEFPLPADASGEMLDALHDAGLDEDAYTVVGTVETATTPTIETLMDRYAGTYDPLPLPELRSKARDLSRDPLSYVGLVFLAAVIAAAGLLVESPAVVVGSMVIAPFVGPVLTASVGVVSGDGAMVRESVRLQVVGLIVAILGAALFAAFVRVLNFVPPSLTITTIDLVSSRAAPSFLTIAVGIAAGAAAAFGMTTKGPTSLIGVMIAAALVPAAAVVGIALVWERPVVAAGSLVVVTATFLAINAAVYTTLRLLGYRRSRVAWGSNSEGLPSLGATPRRSAIGLALALVVVAATVGAAYGTYQQATFEREANRAVEDVLSQPAYADLSLVTVRSGYAGPVLGRGKTTVTVVVQAPRGQSYAGFAQTIRERIVARTGRDPAVRVRFVGVQHAGET; encoded by the coding sequence ATGAACGAGAGCGCGCCGGTTGCCATCGGCGGCCTGAACGCTTTTGCACCACCGAATCGTGGCACGTTCGTGCGACTCGTTCACGTCTCCGTCCCACAGGAGCAGCGCGGTCCCATCGTTCACGTCCTCTCCGAGAACGACGTTACGTACGTCGTGTTGAACGACGACGGCGACTCGTTGCTCCTCGAATTCCCGCTCCCGGCCGACGCCTCCGGCGAGATGCTCGACGCGCTCCACGACGCCGGACTCGACGAGGACGCCTACACGGTGGTTGGCACCGTCGAAACTGCGACGACGCCGACCATCGAGACCCTGATGGACCGCTACGCCGGGACGTACGACCCGCTTCCGTTGCCGGAACTGCGCTCGAAAGCCCGCGACCTGAGCCGCGACCCGCTCTCGTACGTCGGTCTCGTCTTTCTCGCGGCCGTTATCGCGGCCGCCGGGTTGCTGGTGGAGTCCCCTGCCGTGGTCGTCGGCTCTATGGTCATCGCGCCCTTCGTCGGCCCGGTACTGACCGCCAGCGTCGGCGTCGTCTCCGGCGACGGGGCGATGGTTCGAGAGAGCGTTCGCTTGCAGGTCGTCGGACTCATCGTGGCGATTCTCGGCGCGGCACTGTTCGCGGCGTTCGTCCGCGTGCTGAACTTCGTCCCGCCGAGTCTCACGATTACCACTATCGACCTCGTCAGCAGTCGGGCCGCACCGAGCTTTCTGACGATTGCGGTCGGTATCGCGGCGGGCGCGGCCGCGGCGTTCGGTATGACGACGAAGGGACCGACCTCGCTCATCGGCGTGATGATAGCCGCGGCACTCGTCCCGGCGGCCGCGGTGGTCGGCATCGCACTCGTCTGGGAACGACCGGTCGTCGCGGCCGGGTCGCTCGTCGTCGTCACCGCGACGTTCCTGGCCATCAACGCCGCGGTGTACACCACCTTGCGACTACTCGGGTATCGACGGTCACGCGTCGCGTGGGGGTCGAACAGCGAAGGTCTCCCGTCGCTCGGCGCGACTCCGAGGCGCTCCGCAATCGGTCTCGCACTCGCGCTGGTCGTCGTCGCCGCAACTGTCGGGGCGGCCTACGGAACGTACCAGCAAGCGACGTTCGAGCGCGAAGCGAATCGAGCGGTCGAAGACGTACTCTCGCAACCAGCCTACGCAGACCTCTCGCTGGTGACGGTGCGCTCGGGGTACGCTGGCCCCGTTCTCGGGCGAGGAAAAACGACAGTGACTGTCGTCGTGCAAGCACCGCGGGGACAGTCGTACGCCGGATTCGCACAGACGATTCGAGAACGCATCGTGGCTCGAACCGGTCGAGACCCAGCAGTTCGCGTGCGGTTCGTCGGTGTGCAGCACGCTGGAGAAACGTAA
- a CDS encoding DUF7123 family protein → MSATTQPSEVQSADAQTPETASKKERLQQFLTREAADGEMYFKSKFIADEVGLSSKEIGALMVKLKESATNIEIEKWSYTSATTWRVCPA, encoded by the coding sequence ATGAGCGCAACTACCCAACCCTCCGAAGTCCAGTCCGCTGACGCCCAAACCCCCGAAACTGCGTCGAAGAAGGAACGCCTCCAGCAGTTCCTCACTCGCGAGGCCGCGGACGGCGAGATGTACTTCAAGAGCAAGTTCATCGCGGACGAAGTGGGCCTGTCCTCCAAGGAAATCGGCGCGCTGATGGTCAAGCTCAAGGAATCCGCCACGAACATCGAAATCGAGAAGTGGTCGTACACGAGCGCGACCACGTGGCGCGTCTGCCCGGCGTAA
- a CDS encoding SIMPL domain-containing protein yields the protein MHRGILATLGVVLLVVTAGCAGSLNPTDSANAQVQNSTDGQSISVASSGQAEATPDQAILRVAVVAEGDDANAVRQQLAQNVSQMRSALADANVTDDDIRTVAFNIDQQYDHTEKGREPTGFRGIHAFEITLSNADRVGQIIDVAVSNGANRVDSVELTLSEDRRREVRSAALRDAMSNARANADVIAEEANLTITNVHSASTGDLSFSPVRATVAEATTAGGDAATNIESGPVTVVAQVQVVYNASSS from the coding sequence ATGCACAGGGGAATACTCGCAACGCTGGGAGTCGTCTTGCTCGTTGTCACCGCTGGGTGCGCTGGGAGCCTGAATCCGACCGACTCGGCGAACGCACAGGTGCAGAATTCGACGGACGGTCAGTCGATCAGCGTCGCGTCGAGCGGACAGGCCGAGGCGACGCCGGACCAAGCCATCCTCCGGGTCGCAGTCGTCGCGGAGGGTGACGACGCCAACGCAGTCCGTCAGCAACTCGCGCAGAACGTCTCGCAGATGCGCTCTGCGCTCGCGGACGCGAACGTCACCGACGACGACATCCGGACCGTCGCGTTCAACATCGACCAGCAGTACGACCACACCGAGAAGGGCCGCGAACCGACCGGATTCCGGGGCATCCACGCCTTCGAAATCACGCTCTCGAACGCCGACCGCGTGGGCCAGATAATCGACGTGGCCGTCTCGAACGGCGCGAACCGGGTCGATAGCGTCGAGTTGACGCTCTCCGAGGACCGCCGCCGCGAAGTGCGCTCTGCCGCGCTCCGCGACGCGATGAGCAACGCCCGCGCCAACGCAGATGTCATCGCCGAGGAAGCCAACCTCACCATCACGAACGTCCACAGTGCCTCGACTGGCGACCTGTCGTTCAGTCCAGTTCGGGCGACTGTCGCCGAGGCCACGACGGCGGGCGGTGACGCCGCCACCAACATCGAATCTGGGCCAGTCACCGTGGTCGCACAGGTGCAGGTGGTCTACAACGCCAGCAGTAGCTAG